A genome region from Syntrophorhabdaceae bacterium includes the following:
- the nhaD gene encoding sodium:proton antiporter NhaD → MKKGARCLVSLALLMALPLCASANGGSVEVVNLTTSVFGIIAVVLFIVAYGFVIFEEKLHLRKSKPVVVAGGIIWIMVALAYLAIGRQDVLHSAVVVNLAEYVELFLFLLAAMTYINALEERKVFEALTSWLLSKGFGLRRIYWMTGTLAFFLSPLCDNLTTALLMGAVTIAVARNDKRFIVVSCINIVVASNAGGAFSPFGDITTLMVWQKGKIPFGEFFALFIPSMINWLIPAVIMSFSVPHGVKRGAAIPLKMKAGARRIMILFVLTIVTAVLFHNVLHLPPALGMMLGLGYLSFFGYYLKIKEMRNRWDEDPLDMMGHDKRKTFDLFRNVARAEWDTLLFFYGIIFCVGGLGQLGYLAMTSEYLYGFGHTPANVMIGILSAVVDNIPVMYAVLTMNPDMSHGQWLLATLAAGVGGSLLSIGSAAGVGLMGSSRGTYTFAGHLKWTWAVGLGYGASIWTHLILNAKLFT, encoded by the coding sequence ATGAAAAAAGGCGCCCGTTGTTTAGTCTCCCTGGCACTCCTGATGGCATTGCCTCTTTGCGCATCGGCAAACGGAGGATCGGTCGAGGTCGTGAACCTGACCACATCAGTCTTCGGCATCATTGCGGTCGTTCTCTTTATTGTGGCCTACGGCTTTGTGATCTTCGAGGAAAAGCTGCATTTGCGAAAAAGCAAGCCCGTCGTGGTCGCAGGGGGCATTATATGGATCATGGTCGCCCTTGCATATCTGGCAATAGGCAGGCAAGACGTCCTTCATTCCGCCGTTGTCGTCAATCTGGCGGAATATGTGGAATTATTCCTTTTCCTCCTTGCCGCAATGACATACATAAACGCACTTGAGGAAAGAAAGGTCTTCGAGGCCTTGACCTCCTGGCTTTTAAGCAAAGGGTTCGGCCTCAGAAGGATATACTGGATGACAGGCACCCTGGCATTTTTTCTGTCTCCTCTATGTGATAACCTCACCACAGCGCTTCTCATGGGCGCCGTGACCATAGCTGTGGCACGAAACGACAAGAGGTTCATTGTCGTGTCCTGTATCAACATCGTTGTCGCCTCAAACGCCGGGGGCGCGTTCTCGCCTTTCGGGGATATCACTACGTTGATGGTCTGGCAGAAGGGCAAGATTCCCTTTGGAGAATTCTTCGCGCTCTTCATACCTTCCATGATAAACTGGCTTATCCCGGCGGTTATCATGAGTTTCTCCGTGCCTCATGGTGTCAAACGCGGGGCGGCGATCCCCCTCAAGATGAAGGCCGGTGCGCGGCGCATTATGATCCTCTTTGTCCTGACGATCGTCACGGCGGTTCTGTTCCACAATGTCCTCCACCTTCCGCCCGCTCTCGGAATGATGCTTGGACTGGGGTATCTGTCCTTTTTCGGCTATTACCTGAAGATAAAGGAAATGCGTAATCGTTGGGATGAAGACCCCCTTGACATGATGGGCCATGACAAGCGCAAGACTTTTGACCTCTTCAGGAATGTCGCTCGGGCTGAATGGGATACGCTGCTCTTTTTCTATGGCATCATCTTTTGTGTCGGCGGCCTTGGACAACTCGGGTACCTTGCGATGACGTCTGAATACCTGTACGGCTTTGGCCATACCCCGGCAAACGTGATGATAGGGATTCTCTCGGCCGTGGTCGACAATATCCCCGTGATGTATGCAGTATTAACGATGAACCCTGACATGTCTCACGGACAATGGCTCCTTGCAACGCTGGCGGCCGGGGTAGGAGGAAGCCTTCTCTCCATTGGCTCCGCCGCTGGTGTCGGCCTCATGGGAAGCTCCCGGGGGACATACACCTT